In Campylobacterota bacterium, one DNA window encodes the following:
- a CDS encoding tyrosine-type recombinase/integrase, with protein MDIAQFKEKVKDFLSFLEVEKNASAHTLRAYASDLDQLCAFWERIKEKEKKVKLDLDTVLRRYAVSLFYKKVSKSSLARKLSTLRSFQQFLHNQGIKLTINLKSPRLDKKLPATLSVDEIFYLLDAIKNDNLPTKFPHRDKSIFELVYATGIRCSELVNIRLNDISFSERAIRILGKGRKERIVLFGAKAQKQLEQYINIERPTLLKDDNEPYLFLNYAGSKITTRSVQRIFEMFRKFLKVDRTLTPHKIRHSFATHMLHQGVDLRVIQELLGHKTISTTEIYTHISNQQLAKMCDEKHPLNKLDHLVNSDD; from the coding sequence GTGGATATTGCACAGTTTAAAGAAAAAGTAAAAGATTTTTTATCATTTTTAGAGGTTGAAAAGAATGCCTCAGCTCACACGCTGCGCGCATACGCAAGTGACCTTGACCAGCTTTGTGCCTTTTGGGAGCGTATTAAAGAAAAAGAGAAAAAGGTTAAACTCGATTTGGACACCGTTTTGCGTCGCTACGCTGTCTCACTTTTTTATAAAAAGGTAAGTAAGTCATCACTAGCACGCAAACTCTCAACACTACGCTCATTTCAGCAATTTTTACACAACCAAGGCATTAAACTCACCATCAATCTCAAGTCACCACGTCTGGACAAAAAACTACCCGCAACACTCAGCGTTGATGAAATCTTTTATCTGCTTGATGCTATCAAAAACGACAACCTCCCCACCAAGTTTCCACACCGCGATAAGTCAATTTTTGAGTTAGTGTACGCAACCGGCATTCGCTGTAGCGAATTGGTCAACATCAGGCTTAACGACATCAGTTTTAGTGAGCGAGCAATCAGGATTTTGGGCAAAGGCCGCAAAGAACGCATTGTCTTGTTTGGCGCAAAAGCACAAAAACAACTTGAGCAGTACATCAATATTGAACGGCCAACGCTGCTCAAAGATGACAATGAACCCTACCTTTTTTTAAACTATGCCGGCAGCAAAATTACCACACGCTCAGTGCAACGTATTTTTGAAATGTTTCGCAAATTTTTAAAAGTCGACCGTACCCTGACACCGCACAAAATCCGCCACTCATTTGCCACACACATGCTTCATCAGGGCGTTGACCTACGCGTCATTCAAGAACTGCTCGGACACAAAACAATTTCAACCACCGAAATTTACACACACATTTCAAACCAGCAGCTGGCTAAAATGTGTGACGAAAAACATCCTCTCAACAAACTTGACCACTTGGTAAATAGCGATGACTAG
- a CDS encoding endonuclease III, which produces MQPLIDIVIDEFGHEPYLILIACLLSLRAKDSTTVHVCRELFARVKTPQQLLKLPVSELERIIFKTGFYKNKAKVLRGVSNVLLEQYGGKVPDKYDELISIDGVGPKTANLVLGMAFGKPAICVDTHVHRISNRLGLIKTKTVEQTEQQLKKVLPQKYWTVWNHLLVMWGQNVCVPISPKCSECVLKPHCKRIGVIKSR; this is translated from the coding sequence ATGCAGCCGCTTATTGACATTGTCATTGATGAGTTTGGGCACGAGCCATATCTTATTTTGATTGCATGCTTGTTGAGCTTGCGAGCAAAAGACAGTACCACCGTACATGTATGTCGTGAGCTTTTTGCTCGGGTAAAAACGCCACAGCAGCTGTTGAAGTTGCCGGTTAGTGAGCTTGAGCGCATCATTTTTAAAACGGGGTTTTACAAAAATAAGGCAAAAGTGTTGCGTGGTGTAAGCAATGTGTTGCTTGAGCAGTATGGTGGTAAAGTGCCCGATAAGTATGATGAGCTGATCAGCATTGATGGTGTTGGGCCTAAAACTGCCAACTTGGTGCTTGGCATGGCGTTTGGCAAGCCGGCTATTTGCGTTGACACGCACGTGCACCGTATTTCAAATCGGCTAGGGCTGATTAAGACAAAGACGGTTGAGCAGACAGAGCAGCAGCTTAAAAAGGTGTTACCACAAAAATATTGGACGGTGTGGAATCATTTGCTGGTTATGTGGGGACAAAATGTGTGCGTGCCGATTTCCCCTAAGTGTAGCGAGTGTGTGTTGAAACCACATTGTAAAAGAATTGGGGTCATTAAAAGTCGATAA
- a CDS encoding type II toxin-antitoxin system YafQ family toxin, which yields MLIAIYQKQFTKDIQRQKKRSKDMSKIRQIMQALLESKKLPVKNRNHKLKGPYSTYWECHIEPDWLLIYKKTDTEIIFIRTGTHADLF from the coding sequence ATGTTAATAGCTATCTACCAAAAACAATTTACAAAAGACATCCAACGCCAAAAAAAGCGCTCCAAAGATATGTCCAAGATAAGGCAGATCATGCAAGCTTTACTTGAGTCAAAAAAATTACCCGTAAAAAATCGTAATCATAAACTCAAGGGCCCATACAGTACCTATTGGGAATGTCACATCGAGCCAGACTGGCTTCTCATTTACAAAAAAACTGACACCGAAATCATTTTTATTAGGACTGGCACACACGCCGACCTCTTTTAA
- the cmk gene encoding (d)CMP kinase has product MIITIDGPAGSGKSSVARALAKKLGYYHLSTGLLYRTLAYILILQKGTICCQKFLRKPELINEKDLDFVSEITYKYDDQGIHILFQDRDITHRIRDVSLENLVSYLSTFKFVRQKLLDFQRSLADHYNLVADGRDCGTVVFPDADVKFFLTADFDTRLDRVCSDSNRKSIHMEREQVAQDLKERDQRDSTRDESPLKIPDGAIVIDNTNLNQEETVGRFLTEIEKHQ; this is encoded by the coding sequence ATGATTATAACGATTGATGGTCCCGCTGGAAGTGGAAAAAGCTCCGTTGCCCGAGCACTTGCTAAAAAATTGGGGTATTACCATCTGAGCACTGGGCTTTTATATCGGACACTTGCTTATATCTTGATCTTGCAAAAAGGCACCATCTGTTGTCAAAAGTTTTTGCGCAAGCCAGAGCTTATCAATGAAAAAGATTTAGACTTTGTCTCTGAAATAACATACAAGTATGATGATCAAGGAATTCATATTTTGTTTCAGGACCGGGATATCACACATCGCATTCGTGATGTGTCACTTGAAAACCTTGTTTCATACTTGAGTACGTTTAAATTCGTTAGGCAAAAGCTTCTTGACTTTCAACGTTCCCTTGCGGACCATTATAACTTAGTAGCTGATGGCCGCGATTGTGGAACAGTTGTTTTTCCCGATGCTGATGTTAAGTTTTTTTTAACCGCTGATTTTGATACGCGTCTAGATCGTGTTTGTTCTGACAGCAACCGTAAGTCGATTCACATGGAGCGAGAGCAGGTTGCTCAAGATTTAAAAGAGCGTGATCAGCGTGATAGCACGCGTGACGAGTCCCCGCTCAAAATTCCTGACGGTGCAATTGTTATTGACAATACTAATCTCAATCAAGAAGAGACCGTTGGCCGCTTCTTGACTGAGATTGAAAAACATCAGTAA
- a CDS encoding phosphoglycerate kinase, protein MALRTIRQLDVANKRVLLRADLNVPRREGKILHDYRIKMLVPTINYLLEQNSKIILATHIGRPKPQQEHDFVTHPLSTRMLVSWFKEHGFAIEYESNLEQAQHLSHEKPQTILLLENMRFFEGEQKPSSSFAQQLCNLADIYINDAFGAAHRTDTSLTLVPKLFDKKSKGIGLLIEREMSELERLQHTPDQPFILVLGGCKIGKKIPIIDHFLSQKAHRAEHVLLGGAIALVFLKVQGLFQTTLEIEPASLAWAETLLKKATHKQINLHLPLDLVWHGHDSTQLQTTSVQELGKSTISVVDIGPQTIELFTEKIKNAATIFANGPMGIYENKTSQKGTRDVLTAIADAEAFAIIGGGDIVAAAHTFGVADRINFCSTGGGATLAYLAAQDPHQQLSGLMHL, encoded by the coding sequence ATGGCACTCAGGACCATTAGACAACTCGACGTTGCAAACAAACGCGTTTTGCTACGTGCAGACCTCAATGTTCCCCGCCGTGAAGGCAAAATACTGCATGATTATCGTATCAAAATGCTTGTCCCAACAATTAACTACCTGCTTGAGCAAAATAGTAAAATTATTCTGGCGACACATATCGGCAGACCAAAACCACAACAGGAACATGACTTCGTAACCCATCCACTTTCAACGCGCATGCTAGTCAGCTGGTTCAAAGAGCATGGCTTTGCGATTGAGTATGAATCAAATCTTGAGCAAGCGCAGCACCTCAGCCACGAAAAACCCCAAACCATTCTGCTGCTTGAAAATATGCGTTTTTTTGAAGGGGAACAAAAACCAAGCAGCTCCTTTGCGCAACAGCTGTGCAACCTTGCCGACATTTATATTAACGATGCCTTTGGCGCCGCTCATCGCACAGACACATCGCTTACGCTCGTACCAAAACTATTTGATAAAAAAAGCAAAGGCATAGGCCTACTCATTGAGCGAGAAATGTCCGAACTTGAAAGACTCCAACATACCCCAGACCAACCATTTATCCTCGTGCTTGGTGGCTGCAAAATAGGTAAAAAAATTCCAATCATTGACCATTTTCTCTCACAAAAAGCACACCGAGCGGAGCACGTTTTACTTGGAGGAGCAATTGCCCTAGTGTTTCTAAAGGTACAAGGTCTTTTCCAAACAACGCTCGAAATAGAACCAGCATCACTGGCCTGGGCAGAAACACTTCTTAAAAAAGCAACCCACAAACAAATTAACCTACACCTTCCACTTGACCTTGTTTGGCATGGGCACGATAGCACACAGCTACAGACAACGTCAGTTCAGGAACTGGGCAAAAGCACTATTTCAGTTGTTGATATTGGCCCACAAACGATTGAACTTTTTACCGAAAAAATTAAAAATGCTGCCACCATTTTTGCAAATGGACCAATGGGTATTTATGAAAACAAGACCTCTCAAAAAGGCACTAGAGACGTGCTAACCGCCATCGCTGACGCTGAAGCATTTGCTATCATTGGAGGGGGAGACATTGTTGCTGCAGCTCATACATTTGGTGTCGCCGATCGGATTAATTTTTGCTCAACCGGCGGTGGAGCAACGCTGGCTTACTTAGCGGCACAAGATCCCCATCAGCAACTTTCGGGGCTAATGCACTTATAG
- a CDS encoding PhoH family protein produces MMLNDQEKKEATTNDVLQSEQHPPKQPSPPPPSSPPEDATGSIRYNRIFILDTNVLIHDERAIYAFKDVVVGIPFIVLEELDTFKSDTGERGRNARAAIRTLDNLRFQGSLSEGIPLSDTAGTSLLKVFPNPRACTVTGEDIVCDIKDNIIIQTVHDLTQQGKQVTLVSKDINARVKADALGLEAEDYAKGKVNYDQFYKGWFSIQVPAMELKTLTGKRLAPFVSDRELYANQFIICESENNPENYRLFRFMGGSTFREIHPSMIMNSFGPKNIQQTMALDLLLDDDVQLLTLLGPAGTGKTFLALLAGLFKVAHERVYRRLLVTRPVVALGSDIGYLPGDLQEKLHYWMQPIHDNLEFIYSQFSKDEDAFDNRERDKKKGDKKHKQHNGHRTFHQDQASRVQQLQQKGILSLEAITYMRGRSIPFQFLFIDEVQNLTPHEVKTIVSRAGEGTKVILAGDPYQIDSPYLDFTSNGLTVTTEKFKEHSIFGTVFLEISERSELAKLAIDVL; encoded by the coding sequence ATGATGCTCAACGATCAAGAGAAAAAAGAGGCAACAACAAACGACGTACTACAGTCAGAGCAGCATCCACCTAAGCAACCATCTCCCCCCCCTCCATCATCACCACCCGAAGACGCTACAGGATCAATACGATACAACCGTATTTTTATTCTTGATACTAATGTACTTATTCACGATGAGCGTGCAATCTATGCGTTCAAAGATGTCGTTGTTGGCATTCCTTTCATTGTACTTGAAGAGCTCGATACATTTAAATCTGACACTGGAGAGCGCGGACGCAATGCGCGCGCTGCCATTAGAACACTCGACAACTTACGATTTCAAGGAAGCTTAAGTGAAGGAATCCCATTATCAGACACAGCAGGCACATCGCTACTCAAAGTATTTCCAAACCCACGAGCCTGTACCGTAACCGGCGAAGATATTGTTTGTGACATTAAAGATAACATCATCATACAAACCGTGCATGACCTCACGCAACAAGGAAAACAGGTCACGTTAGTAAGTAAAGATATTAACGCCCGGGTCAAAGCGGACGCATTGGGCCTGGAGGCGGAAGACTATGCAAAGGGCAAGGTAAACTACGATCAATTCTATAAAGGCTGGTTTAGCATTCAAGTTCCAGCTATGGAGCTTAAAACCCTGACGGGAAAACGTCTAGCCCCATTCGTGAGTGATCGGGAACTCTACGCAAATCAATTCATTATCTGCGAAAGCGAAAATAACCCAGAAAATTACCGCTTATTCAGATTTATGGGTGGCAGCACATTTAGAGAAATACATCCAAGCATGATCATGAACTCATTCGGCCCTAAAAATATCCAACAAACCATGGCGCTTGATCTGCTGCTTGATGATGATGTACAACTCCTTACTTTACTTGGCCCAGCTGGAACAGGCAAAACATTTCTCGCACTCCTGGCCGGTCTTTTTAAAGTTGCCCATGAACGAGTGTACCGACGCCTTTTGGTAACGCGCCCCGTTGTTGCACTCGGTTCTGATATTGGTTATTTGCCCGGTGATCTGCAAGAAAAGCTCCACTACTGGATGCAGCCCATTCATGACAACCTCGAGTTTATTTATAGCCAGTTTTCAAAAGATGAAGACGCTTTTGACAACCGGGAGAGGGACAAGAAAAAGGGAGACAAAAAACATAAACAGCACAACGGACACCGTACCTTTCATCAAGACCAGGCAAGCCGTGTTCAACAGCTTCAACAAAAAGGAATCCTCAGCCTTGAGGCCATTACCTACATGCGTGGACGCTCAATCCCTTTTCAATTTTTATTCATCGACGAGGTACAAAACTTAACACCACACGAGGTAAAAACCATTGTAAGCCGTGCAGGCGAAGGAACTAAAGTTATTTTGGCCGGCGACCCCTACCAAATTGACTCTCCGTACCTTGATTTTACAAGCAACGGCCTGACCGTCACCACTGAAAAATTCAAAGAACACTCAATCTTTGGCACGGTCTTTCTAGAAATTAGCGAACGTTCGGAACTGGCTAAACTAGCCATCGATGTGTTATAA
- a CDS encoding class I SAM-dependent methyltransferase, translating to MITNTNYQLLDSGHGRKLEQIGSTRIIRPDTNCVWQPRLPKHEWSKAHATYAKNNADKWAWQHKKGLPPDWHFQYEYKKISISCQLKASGSKNIGVFPEQMANWSWMIDAITQSKKDLSVLNLFGYTGAATLCAAAAGAQVCHVDASKPSISQARTNAQNSGLANAPIRWIIDDCATFVKRELKRGKRYDALIMDPPSFGRSHKGKIFEFEKHVLELLQLCTRLLVPQPHFVIFNGYSMGFSPTVLANVLTDFYPDVTLDVGELELAHASDKRMLPCSLYARFKG from the coding sequence ATGATAACAAACACAAACTATCAACTACTCGACTCTGGCCACGGCCGCAAACTCGAGCAAATCGGCTCAACACGCATCATCAGACCAGACACAAACTGCGTCTGGCAACCACGCCTGCCCAAGCACGAATGGAGCAAAGCACACGCAACATACGCAAAAAACAATGCTGACAAATGGGCTTGGCAGCATAAAAAGGGCTTACCCCCTGACTGGCATTTCCAGTACGAGTACAAAAAAATATCAATCTCCTGTCAGCTCAAAGCGAGTGGCTCTAAAAACATTGGCGTCTTTCCCGAACAAATGGCCAACTGGTCATGGATGATTGATGCAATCACCCAAAGCAAAAAAGACTTGTCAGTTCTCAACTTATTTGGCTACACCGGCGCAGCCACTCTTTGTGCAGCTGCTGCTGGGGCACAGGTTTGCCATGTTGACGCGTCAAAGCCCAGCATCAGCCAAGCTCGAACCAATGCCCAAAACAGTGGCCTTGCCAATGCACCAATCCGCTGGATAATTGACGACTGTGCAACCTTTGTCAAACGAGAGCTTAAACGGGGCAAGCGTTACGACGCACTCATTATGGACCCACCCTCATTTGGCCGCAGCCACAAAGGCAAAATCTTTGAGTTTGAAAAACACGTACTTGAGCTGCTCCAATTATGCACACGTCTGCTCGTACCCCAGCCTCACTTTGTTATTTTTAACGGGTACTCGATGGGCTTTTCGCCTACCGTACTTGCCAACGTACTTACCGACTTTTACCCAGACGTGACCCTTGACGTTGGTGAACTTGAACTAGCTCATGCCAGCGATAAACGCATGCTGCCCTGCAGCCTTTATGCCCGGTTCAAAGGATAA
- a CDS encoding serine/threonine protein phosphatase gives MNQGVVWTGNRQELQVWCQQYAQAVTPDVFVKKLTQFVCAATDNLKQGAWHEQCRPDENFLDANAVGYDNAAHDVDRFKTPFAQKIIVGEHAKIAVIADVHGDLYALGSVLTELIEAGYLDQRLRILTNDFYLVFLGDYVNREAASIPVMALLFDLFVTNPGNVFLCRGNHEDAYTCTRFQARLREQQSQGKFQEHVTLLDQLRDFIPDYVFPQLLHWFEYLPHAVFVGNRNGKTDKVEYQLFTHGGLELGWNPHDFLADEQSNFQLLTKLDRLHGMHELVSEQSRKHLEQECQQLWTEHERFDLIGQQGVIDFCKPQSFYSLRFGGCWNDFLTEQFGAELATISYRRKVLIWGKAMSWRWFERASSRRVAVRGVIRGHQHLDEQLSQLNGTNNMRERIVVGKGMVRQWDGTVYTLATASHIAHMHSFVLISAAHGWSLRHYFKKPDKPAWSFHVRSLWD, from the coding sequence ATGAATCAAGGCGTAGTGTGGACGGGAAACAGGCAGGAGTTGCAAGTGTGGTGTCAGCAGTATGCTCAGGCAGTTACACCAGATGTCTTTGTAAAAAAGCTTACGCAATTTGTGTGTGCTGCAACAGATAATCTTAAGCAAGGTGCGTGGCATGAACAATGTAGGCCAGATGAAAATTTTTTAGATGCAAATGCTGTAGGTTATGATAATGCAGCGCATGATGTTGATCGTTTTAAGACTCCTTTCGCTCAAAAAATAATTGTTGGTGAGCATGCAAAGATTGCGGTTATTGCTGATGTGCACGGAGACCTGTATGCTCTGGGCAGCGTATTGACTGAATTAATCGAAGCTGGATATCTTGATCAGAGACTTAGAATTCTTACTAACGATTTTTATCTTGTTTTTTTGGGGGACTACGTTAATCGTGAAGCTGCCAGCATTCCCGTTATGGCGCTCCTGTTTGATTTGTTTGTAACCAACCCAGGCAATGTTTTTTTATGTCGAGGAAACCACGAAGACGCGTATACGTGTACTCGGTTTCAGGCGCGTTTGCGTGAACAACAAAGCCAGGGAAAGTTTCAAGAGCATGTAACGCTGCTTGATCAGCTGCGTGATTTTATTCCCGATTATGTTTTTCCTCAACTGCTTCACTGGTTTGAATATTTACCCCATGCAGTCTTTGTTGGTAATCGAAATGGCAAGACTGATAAGGTTGAGTATCAATTATTTACTCATGGAGGGCTTGAACTTGGTTGGAATCCACATGATTTTCTTGCTGATGAACAGAGTAACTTTCAGTTGCTGACAAAACTTGACCGTTTACATGGGATGCATGAGTTGGTTAGTGAGCAAAGTCGTAAGCACCTTGAACAGGAATGTCAGCAGTTATGGACCGAGCATGAGCGCTTTGATTTGATTGGCCAGCAGGGGGTAATTGATTTTTGTAAGCCTCAAAGTTTTTATTCGCTTCGGTTTGGCGGGTGTTGGAACGATTTTTTGACTGAACAGTTTGGGGCAGAGCTTGCGACTATTTCTTACCGTAGAAAAGTGCTCATTTGGGGCAAGGCTATGAGTTGGCGATGGTTTGAGCGCGCTTCAAGCCGGCGCGTTGCGGTTAGAGGTGTTATTCGTGGGCATCAACACCTTGATGAACAACTTAGTCAGCTTAATGGTACCAACAATATGCGTGAGCGTATCGTTGTGGGCAAGGGTATGGTGCGGCAATGGGATGGTACGGTGTATACGCTTGCAACGGCGAGTCATATTGCTCATATGCATTCATTTGTACTTATATCTGCCGCGCATGGCTGGTCACTGCGCCATTATTTCAAAAAACCTGATAAGCCTGCGTGGTCATTTCACGTGAGGTCACTTTGGGATTAA
- the mutS gene encoding DNA mismatch repair protein MutS: MKKNIHDKPTPLMQQYFDIKAQYQDTLLFFQVGDFFELFFDDAKLASSFLAIALTKRGKNKGEDIPLCGIPVHALNHYLIKLIKGGFKVALCEQLSKPQPGTVVERGVTRVLTPGTLTDGLMLDEKSASYLLTLFPTRENLGMVFSELLTAQIFATVIPTSQQRLLESELTRFFPDEIVLPATAQNSNLLTQLKKMGYCTSIIDHPGLNIEPIHVDEQEYETKNWLQQQFKQSVHEQINQQPIVCSSLALLHRYLQKNNAPSLTQFKTIQFYQPDDYLLLDSTTQKHLELVKNNNDGSRKNTLLFVLDQAKTPMGSRTIKKWLTKPLVQKDAITARHEVVKQLHARPTLLQLLADQLSSIADIERIIGRIALCSATLHDYTTLKTSLTHIPQLKQFLHDNLTGDIAHTMHKSMCDFTPLVQLLDASLNDDPSQPYIIKPGFDQRIDQLRNLIENSQQSIARLEAHERSKTGIGSLKIGYNQVTGYYIEVTNTHLDKVPIHYLHQQSLSGRKRFINEPLKNLEQAILSANADIDQAQKATFERIKKDVATYLNSLRTLAQAVAQCDALYSFAAVAHDQHYTQPTFNDAHRFSITQGRHPVVERTQPIRFVPNDTALDDDQSVWVITGPNMGGKSTYLRQVALISIMAQCGSFVPAQAASLGIVDQVFTRIGASDNVADGKSTFMVEMEETALICANATQSSLIILDEVGRGTSTFDGIALAQAILEYIADTINARCLFATHYHELTTLAQHKPHIANYHMACHKQGQHLNFLHTIIPGIARGSFGLDVAKLAHLPDAVIARAHEVLHLLNTSSLASQDASKTQITPASSTNQTYHPALESLQSLDLDELSPKQAFDQLWKLKKQLQQSI, translated from the coding sequence ATGAAAAAAAATATACATGATAAACCAACCCCACTCATGCAGCAATATTTCGATATTAAGGCCCAATACCAAGACACGCTGCTCTTTTTTCAAGTTGGTGATTTTTTCGAGCTGTTCTTTGACGATGCCAAACTCGCCTCATCATTTCTTGCAATCGCGCTAACCAAGCGTGGTAAAAATAAGGGTGAAGATATTCCACTCTGTGGCATTCCGGTTCATGCCCTCAATCACTATCTGATCAAGCTCATCAAAGGCGGTTTTAAGGTAGCATTATGCGAACAACTCTCAAAGCCCCAACCAGGCACCGTGGTTGAGCGCGGCGTCACCCGAGTGCTTACCCCCGGAACGCTGACTGACGGCCTTATGCTTGATGAAAAATCAGCATCCTATCTGCTGACACTGTTTCCAACACGCGAAAACCTGGGTATGGTTTTTTCAGAGCTACTCACTGCACAAATCTTTGCAACCGTCATTCCCACGAGTCAACAACGGTTGCTCGAATCTGAGCTCACCCGTTTTTTCCCAGACGAAATTGTACTCCCGGCCACGGCACAAAACTCAAACTTGCTCACACAGCTAAAAAAAATGGGATACTGTACCAGTATCATAGATCATCCAGGTCTTAATATCGAGCCTATTCATGTGGACGAACAAGAGTACGAAACTAAAAACTGGCTCCAGCAACAATTCAAACAAAGCGTACATGAACAAATTAACCAGCAGCCCATAGTTTGCAGCAGCCTGGCACTCTTGCATCGCTACCTACAAAAAAATAACGCGCCGTCACTCACACAATTCAAAACAATACAATTTTACCAACCAGACGACTACTTACTCCTTGATAGCACCACACAAAAACACCTCGAACTGGTTAAAAACAATAACGATGGAAGCAGAAAAAACACCCTTCTCTTTGTCCTGGACCAGGCAAAAACTCCGATGGGATCGCGTACCATCAAAAAATGGCTAACCAAGCCACTGGTACAAAAAGATGCCATCACCGCACGCCACGAAGTTGTCAAACAACTTCACGCACGACCAACATTGCTCCAACTACTTGCTGATCAGCTCAGTTCAATTGCCGACATTGAACGCATCATTGGCCGCATCGCACTTTGCTCTGCAACGCTGCACGATTATACCACGCTCAAAACCTCACTCACCCATATCCCACAGCTCAAGCAGTTTTTGCATGACAACCTCACGGGGGATATAGCCCATACCATGCACAAAAGCATGTGTGACTTTACCCCGCTAGTTCAACTGCTTGATGCAAGTCTGAACGATGACCCCAGCCAACCTTACATCATCAAACCAGGTTTTGACCAACGTATTGATCAACTCAGAAACCTGATTGAAAACAGTCAACAGTCAATTGCTCGCCTCGAAGCGCATGAGCGCAGTAAAACAGGCATTGGTAGCCTTAAAATTGGCTACAACCAAGTTACCGGCTATTACATTGAGGTGACCAACACACATCTTGATAAAGTTCCCATTCACTACCTTCATCAACAGAGCCTTTCTGGCAGAAAACGCTTCATCAACGAGCCACTTAAAAATCTTGAGCAAGCCATTTTGAGCGCCAATGCAGATATTGATCAAGCACAAAAGGCTACCTTTGAACGAATCAAAAAAGATGTCGCCACATACCTCAACTCGCTGCGCACGCTCGCGCAAGCAGTTGCACAATGCGACGCACTTTACAGCTTTGCAGCAGTTGCCCATGACCAACACTACACCCAACCAACATTTAATGATGCACATCGTTTTTCCATCACACAGGGCCGACATCCAGTTGTTGAACGAACACAGCCCATTCGCTTTGTTCCCAACGACACAGCCCTGGACGATGACCAGTCGGTATGGGTAATCACCGGCCCAAATATGGGTGGTAAGTCAACCTACCTGCGCCAGGTCGCCCTGATCAGCATAATGGCACAATGCGGCAGCTTTGTACCTGCTCAGGCAGCTAGCTTGGGCATTGTCGACCAAGTCTTTACTCGAATCGGCGCATCAGACAACGTTGCCGATGGCAAAAGTACTTTCATGGTTGAAATGGAAGAAACAGCGCTTATCTGTGCCAATGCAACGCAAAGCAGCCTCATCATCCTTGACGAAGTTGGACGGGGCACCAGCACCTTTGACGGTATTGCCCTGGCTCAGGCCATTTTAGAGTATATCGCCGACACCATTAATGCCCGCTGCCTATTTGCTACCCACTACCATGAGCTGACCACATTGGCACAACATAAGCCGCACATCGCCAACTACCACATGGCGTGTCACAAACAGGGCCAACACCTTAATTTTTTGCACACCATCATTCCCGGTATTGCCAGGGGCAGCTTTGGACTCGATGTTGCAAAACTTGCCCATTTGCCCGATGCAGTCATTGCTCGAGCACACGAAGTTCTACACCTGCTCAATACCTCCTCCCTGGCAAGCCAAGACGCATCAAAGACACAAATAACACCTGCCAGTAGCACCAATCAAACATATCACCCTGCTCTTGAGTCCCTGCAATCACTTGATTTAGATGAATTAAGCCCCAAACAGGCTTTCGATCAACTATGGAAACTCAAAAAGCAGCTCCAGCAGAGCATTTGA